A region from the Lycium barbarum isolate Lr01 chromosome 8, ASM1917538v2, whole genome shotgun sequence genome encodes:
- the LOC132608191 gene encoding pectinesterase inhibitor-like: MYSMRKLIVIFFISLSLITFSSGDLIDDVCRKSRDFKVCTTSLRADPKSSSADEKGLIRILLQQCLAKATSIYNEIVNLLKETKEPVLKECLQICKDNYDGSNEDLIDSIKYFDASDYFSLKISAAGATNGAVTCEEAFTEPPVRKSPIKSENDNFADFVHLTMSLIPPPK; the protein is encoded by the coding sequence ATGTATTCCATGAGAAAGTTGATAGTGATTTTCTTTATCTCTCTATCTCTTATAACTTTTTCTTCGGGAGATTTGATAGACGATGTTTGCCGAAAGTCTAGAGACTTTAAAGTATGTACCACCTCTCTTAGGGCGGACCCTAAGAGCTCATCTGCTGATGAAAAAGGTTTGATACGTATACTGCTTCAACAATGTTTAGCAAAGGCAACAAGTATTTACAATGAAATTGTAAATCTACTAAAGGAAACAAAAGAACCTGTTCTCAAAGAATGCCTTCAAATTTGTAAGGACAATTATGATGGTTCGAACGAGGATCTTATAGattcaattaaatattttgatgCAAGTGACTATTTTTCGCTGAAGATTAGTGCTGCTGGTGCTACAAATGGTGCAGTCACTTGTGAAGAAGCATTTACTGAACCACCTGTTAGAAAATCTCCAATAAAATCAGAAAATGACAATTTTGCTGATTTTGTTCATTTAACAATGAGTTTGATACCACCACCAAAGTAG